The genomic stretch CAGTGCCattcatctactgtatgttgcttgtcctccaatgaactgctcttccatcagtaatgcattatgagtagatgttaaaatagctgctgtttgttactttaaacttgtattggtacatgtattgtatatttcctaggtaccttttgagtgttaagtttctgtgtgatgagtttagtgttctttgtaagatgacacggtgagtcagatattgagtaatgacctcctgcaatttccaatgggttgacgagGTCGTCATGAGTTTATtcgtagctcatgattggctcctgtcaaataaagagctgccttgTCCTTATTGACtcgtgcgcaccacaatataCATTTAATGATGTTGACACATGTGACTTATACACGGGGGAGGCTTATatgtacaaatgtgttttttcctctaaatgtagtgggtgtggcttaaacaccgggatttacagtatattagttTGTAAGATTGCTACAAGTACTGATTTTGTCAATGttaaaaaggtattttttctcCCTGCCATTTATTCATATCAAATAATACAATTTCCAATTCAGTTTTCATATCTTTTGCCACTGAAGAccaaatactgaaaaatcaaatgatTTGAGGGCCGTGTAaatacattatgcctttttgctattttttttttctttctcttatttctacaatgtgccacgggccaataaaacaaaacaaaagtctccaggccacactttggacacgcctgactTGATGGACACCGCTGTGAAAGACCCAATGATCCAGTCAGTGCCTCTTTAGCaggccacttcctgttttccctTTACACACTTGAAACCTACGAGGGAGGTGTCCGGTGACATGAGTGCCCCCTCCTATCAGGTGTTGGCACTGATACTGCACTTCAAAAGGAGTGGACAGCGGCCGTCTTTCCCATCGTAGGAAGTAGAAGGCAGCAGTCTGCTGACCTTTAGACAGAAACAATGGCAGGCACAGTCCGTGTGGAGACTGTCAGAGTCGTGTGATGTTTTCGTAACGCTAGTCCACAAAGAGGCGGGTTGTTAGACGTCACATGGAGGTGATTTTATACCTTAAAGGTCCAGGTAAGTGTTAGAGTGGTCAGGATGCTTCCTGTAAGGGGCTCCACTTGGCGCTTCCAGAAATCTACTAATAGTTGCTTCCTTCAGAAAACTGAAACCTGGGAGGCCGAGAAGACGGTGGCAGACATGGAGGAGTATTCCTGGGAGGACAGCCCATCCCAGAAGAACATCATGGACACGCTGCTACGCACCAAGGCGGTGGCAGCAGAGGATGGAATACGAGAGCAGCTTCTGGGCAGGAGCGAAGTGCAGGAGTACAAGGACTCTGTCACCAGACTGAAGAACGAAGGTGACAGCGAGAACGCCATGCTGCAGTACAAAGAGGCCGTCAAGAAAGTACTTAAGCTGTGACCTACAACTCTAAAGCATTTATGTTTCAATTTCATACCTAAAAATAAAACGCACAACTTCAGGACCTCTCTCTGACCACACTGTACTTGATCAGACGCATGGACCCGCTTATCTCTGACGTACGGTAGCCCCTCATCCCCCTCCCTCGCCTCCTCCAGCTCACAAGCACACAGCAACAGcagcccagcagcagcagcaccgccACACAGCTCAACAGCGCCACCAGCAGGCTGTGCCACCCTGCTACTGACCCTGCCATGGTGTCCTCACCCCCTGGAGTCGGGCTTCCTTGCTCTTTGACTGACGTTTGGGGCTTGAACGTGGATGTGGAGAAGGTGTGATGCTTGCTAGCGGTGGAGAGGGAAGTAGGAGGCGGTGTGGTGGTCCTGCTGGATGGCGTTGTCACGGTAACGCTGGGAGAAGCCATGGAGGTGGTCCTGAATATGCCTGACGTAGTTGCTGTTGGAGGTCTCTTCACAGTGGCggtggtgctgctgctggttgTTTGTTTAACGGTGGCAGGAGGCGGCGGATGAAAGAATTGCCGCTTGTCCGAGGGCGGCTGCACCTCAGAAGCGTTGACCCGACTGAAGTGATGCGGGAGCACGCGTACATTGGAGGTGAGGTGCTTCCCGAACACCAACAAATCAGGATCCACACCTGTCATTGGGGTAATAATGGATATACCATtataaagcgcatgcagaggtagataaagctgctcttacagaccctttccaaaaaattagaatgtcatggaaaagttgtttaatttccatcattccattcaaaaagttaaactttcatagattatagattcagggcccacaatttaaaagatttcaagtgtttatttgtttatttttacgtaatttgggcttccagctcataaaacccacgaaaacaggaattcaaaaaatttgaatactgtgaagaaatcaccatttacttctctgtttttgcaggaaaaaagaaagaaattaggatcacatcaaatcaatcaaaatatggtactttcaaaacgatatgtcaatcttcaatacttggttgggaatttgccttaatcactgcctcgatgccacgtggcattgaagcaatcagcctgtggcattgcctgggagttatggaagcccagatttccttgatgcttgctgtcagctcttctttgttgttgggtctggtgcccctcattttcctcttgagaataccccatagattttcaatggggtttaggtccggtgagttggctggccagtcaagcactgtgatggcatgggcatcaaaccaggttttggtgctttaggcggtatgggcaggggccaggtcctgctggaagatgaaatctgcatctccatacagatcctcagcagaaggaatcatgaagtcctctaaaacattctggtagactgttgcggtgaccttggatttaagaaagcagagtttaccaacacctgcaccggacattgcaccccaaatcatgacagactgtggatatttcacactggacctcaggcagcttgggttctgttcctcacccgtcttcctccaaacccttggaccttgattcccaaatgaaaggcacactttactttcatgggaaaagaggaccttggaccactggccaacagtccagtccttcttctccttggcccagtggagacgcttcctacgttggctcaggttcagaagtggcttgacccgaggaacccgacagttgtagcccatctcccggatgcgtctgaatgcctcattccactctttctggatctctgccagattcttgaatctttcctgtttgataatccgctgaagcccacggtcatctcttttgctggtgcatcttctcctgccacattttgcccttcctctagactttccattgatatgcttggacacagcactctgtgaacaaccagcctccttagctatgaacttttgtggcttcccCATCCtctggagggtatcaatgatggtcttctggccagttgtcatgtctacagtcttccccatattgaacccaactgagacaattgaaccaaactgaagcaatttaatgacacctggggaagcctgtgcaggtgatttgagtttagtagatgattagtgtgtgacactcagttcaaaacattcatgccctgcaacatttgggctgatttcttcatagtattcaaattttttgaattcctgttttcgtgggtttaatgagctggaagcccaaattatgtaaaaataaacaaataaatacttgaaatcgtttaaattgtgggccctgaatctataatctatgaaagtttaactttttgaatggaattatggaaattaaacaacttttccatgacattctaattttttggaaagggtctgtatatcaGGCGGATGTGTCCATCTCACCCTTAGTGACGTTGTAGAGGACCACCTTGTCTCTGTGTGCGATGATGCAGCTCTCCAAGGTTGGACAGTGAAGGTGTAAACAGTTGTCTTGTGTTGCGTCATAGTCAAAGATGGCCACATTGCAAGACACTACCAACCCACAAGGAGAGACACATTCACTTCAAACAAATCTACTTTCAATACTAAAACACTTGGACTCACCATTTCTGCTCAGGCAGCAGCTACGACCGCATCTCAGCGCGCTCTCCTCCTGGTAGCTCCTAACAAGACTCGCTCCTCTCCGACCTGACTCCTCCGTGTCGATAAGGATTCCCGGGAAGTGTCGAATCCAGCAGTTTTTGTAGTAAGAAGTGGGCGAGCACCGTGGCTCCACGCGGTACACCAACACACCCAGGAACAGTGCCAGGAACAGCAAACCCCTTGAGACCTTCATGGTGGGCGAGGGGAGAGGAAATCTGAGCAGCCGGGGATTCTTAAATAACTTGACAGGCCAAAGTGGGGCGGTTTTACAGCaagccctcctccaggtaagTCATTGATATGTACAATGACAATTGTGGTAATACAGTAATaatcaaaaaatatatgaaaaatacTCTTACAAAAAATCTGATAATACTAAGATTATAGATGTACATAAACAAATCTATAGTCggaaaaaatattaaagtagatgcaaataaaattaaaatactgacatttttttaattaatgccTATGAATAATGGATCATACTAATACAAAAATAGTAGGGGAGCCCAGATCGATCGgccaatttccatgaaaaatcatGAGATCGGcttatgccgataaatgcctttcaacgccaatTACAAAAGCCTTACACTATAGCGGCTAGCACTATAGCAGCCCGCAGCGAACGCTTGGTGCAAGGTCATGTCTTGACATACCTAACGTCTTTggcagcgtcgtcctcccacGTGTCCCGCAATAACAATCATgcctgccgtgtggaacttggctaccaacacatgccacggaaAAAATCTTGCTGGGTAGCACTTTAAAAACTTTAATAGGGCATTTAAATACCAAACAATTGAtgtgtggtgagtttttgatgtgtagccatgtggctaacactcgcGGGTATCTGTGCGACAGAAGGCTCAGCTAATGAcccgaaaaaataattgaattcataaGACGCCGAATTGCTTTCTCATGTACCGTTGCCCTTCCCCCCTTATTAATTACTAATTCTATTAGTAATTACTACTTTTTTGGGTCCCCTGGCAGTCACGGGACATTTGAATTTTCAGGACTTTTCCCCAAGCCTGCACACTcgaaaaaaatggaaacaaaaataaaaccaccAAAAGTAATTTTTGTAAGAAACATTTATCTGACACTTCAGGGCAAATGACATGATGCAACCAGCATAAACTGTGCTTCAAGGtagcattgttattattattattattattaatgattatGTGCCTTTTGTTGGAGTCAATTTCAAGCTGTAAGACAAAAACACTGAAGACtttaaaacaccaaaaaaaaaaacccaacagtgATTACACTCTTTTTAGCCTCTCTTTTGTAGCTCACTTTAAGGACATGTGGCACTTGACAGTAGAATTACTCCGACAGCACACGTGATTGACACTGACAAAAACAGGTTGTGCAATTCTTTGCTTCGACGTCCATGTGTGCCGTTGTTGTTCATCGTTCAGTCAGTAGGTGGCACCCTGACACCCTGAGTCAGCCTGCACATGCATGACACAATCAGATCAAAACAAGCACTACAAGAATCagatttcaaataaaatatattttttttttaaaaaaacaaacaccattGACAATGTTCTCATGCAAGTCTTTCATGGCCAGGCAGGTCTCCTGTGGTGCTGAGACCGCAGTGCATCATGGTCCTTGTTTCCACCGCTAAGCCTGGTTGCGGTCTCCACAATCATTATTAAGGGCGTCCAGAGGTCGTCACGTTCAAGCACGAAGCTCGCGGAGGATAGTGTGTCCTTATTGTGGGGAGCGGGGGTGGGTTTGTGGGGCTCACGGAGGTTGACGTCCTCCGCCGTGTCAGTCCTTGACCAGCCGGTAGATGTGATGCTGGGCGCCGTGCTCGCTGGTGGACACCTCAAAGACGTAGGCCACGCACAGCAGCGTCTCCAGGGTGTCCCTGTTGGTCACCACCTGCATCACAAAAGGCAGCTGCTTCATTCCGTTTCCCACTTCAGTTTCATCTGCACTTTCAAGTGTGTTTCGAATATACGGAAGCTACCCATATGTAAAAATGCTCCAAGTCACCCCGGTGTCTCACGTAGTTGCCAGGTGCGTGGTCTACAAACGCAAGTAACCACAGTGTGGCGCTACAGcatcacacaaacacgcacgacTGAACACAGTGCTTTTTGTGTGATCCATTGTGCTCACAGTGCGAGTGCACGTGTACGCGTCGTGTGTGTGGTGATCGTGGTGAAGAGGAAGTCAGTCATGCATTCATTGAGAGGCCTGATGACATGCTGTCATGTAGTCGGCCGTGTGGGCTCAATATGGCCTTTGTCCCTTTTTAAACAAAGAAGCAAATATTGCGCTCGCACCCAAAGTCCAATGACGTTAAAGCGGCCCCAGTGCTTAGCTTCTTCTTAAACTTTTTGCTATTAGCGGACTCACATCTGCAATGTTAATGTTAAAGCAGACCGCTACTGTTTTTATGTGGGTAGCTTCCTTTTACTTGTGTGACACTCAACGTTTGGCTTTTCCTTTGGCCTTTTAGAAAGAGGAAAACAGCTGACTTACATCTGCAGTGTTAACGTTAGCGTGGACCTTTACCGTTTTTGTCTTTTAcggtggttagcttctttttgcacttgtgtgatgagcaacatttgactttttctttggcttcccCCTGCCACCCAGACATAAAAAAGAAGGCGTAAACAGCGGACTCACATCTGCGGTGTTAAAGTGGACTGTTTCTATTTTTGCGTTTCATGGTGGTGAGCTTCTCTTTCCACTTGTGCGACAAATAACAATGGTTGGCTTTTCATGCGACGCTTATTTGAAAATGAAGGAGCAAACGGTAGACTCACGCCTGCTGTGTTCATGTTAAAGTGGACCGTTAACTGTTTTTAGGTGTTGCGGTTCCtagcttctttttccacttgtgtgaCAAGCAGTGTTTGCCTATTTCGTCAGGCTGTTCGCTGACACTTAGCAAAAGAAGGCTTAAAAGAAACAGTAGAAGAGCAGCAGACTCGTATTAAAAGAGTTTTAATCATCTTTTACGGTGGTTATCTTGTGTTGACGCATGTAACAAGCAAGCATTGTAGAAAAATCATAACAAAGACTGAGCgtcttgttgtttttaagtttgCCTCTTAATAAAAATGGTGTTTTACTAGGGAtcctccaatcagggttttatgagGCTGATTCCAGtactgatcatccatgaatGAAATCGGCCGATGCCCATCACATGGATTTAATGATAcacttttcaatgtatttatgatgagtgctattggccagcgGTGCCATTTAAGGGGGGAAATGTCAGCCAGGGGGGGGCCaacaaataggtaattactaataaaattgaGTGTggagtgtgatttttttttcatgaagccCAGAagtgataacacaactgaacacaaaatgcatttttttaaatgaatttttttattattaagggagaaaaaaaaatccaaacctacatggccctgtgtgaagaaAGAAATTAATTGAGGTCTAtcaggttataaagccatttctaaagctctgggactccagcaaaccacagtgagtgcgattatccataaatggcgaaaacatggaacagtggtgagtGGCCGggcaaccaaaatgaccccaagtgcacagcaatgactcatccaagaggtcacaaaagaccccacaacaacatccaaagaactgcaggcctcacttgcctcagttaaggtcagtgttcatgactccaccatgagaaagacactggacaaaaacggcctgagTTCCAAGactaaaaccactgctgaacaaaaagaacattaaggctcgtctcaattttgccagaaaacatcttgatgatccccaagacctttgggaaaatactctgtggtctgacgagacacaagttgaactttttggaaggtgtgtgtcccattacatctggtataaaagtaacgccacatgtcagaaaaagaacatcataccaacagtaaaatatggtggtggtagtgtgatggtctggggctgttttgctgcttcaggacctggaagacttgctgtgataaatggaaccatgaattctgctgtctaccaaataaaccctgaaggagaatgtccggccatctgttggtgacctcaagctgaaagcaacttgggttctgcagcaggacaatgatccaaaacacaccagcaagtccacctctgaatggctgaagaacaacaaaatgaagactttggagtggcctagtcaaagtcctgacctgaatcctattgagatgctgtggtatgaccttaaaaaggcgcttcatgctggaaaagcctccaatgtggctgaatgacaacaaaagatgagtgggccaaaattcctccacagcgtgtaagagactcattgcaagttatcacaaacgcttgattgcagttgttgctgctaagggtggccaaccacttattaggtttagggggcaatcactttttcacacagggccatgtagctttggatgtttttttctttcttttaataataaaaaaattcaaaactgcattttgtgttcagttgtgttgtcattgactaatatttaaatgtgtttgatgatctgaaacatgaaagtgtgacaaactgTTTCACATGATTGTATCTCACTTGTCAAACTTAGAGGATGAGAGGCCTTCTTGAACTGAAGAcattggatgtgagagtacatcaGTGGAGCTCCAGCAGGACTTCTGGTAGCACGTAGgcgggctccaagtgagagagcagtcggcgcacccggtgtcttccaccactgGCAAAGGTTGGTCATCTCGTCGGATGAAGTcgattatttttcgggttattagccGAGCCTTCTGACTTTCACGCACATCCAGGCGAGtgttagctgctgtttgactgatgatcacaccgtgggCCTCGAAAGCTCACCGTACTCcgtcaagttttttttcttccaaatgccgtattaaatgaaAGCTCTTTAAGGTGCTACCCCTGCAAGGTAGTTtgtgttggcaggtaagttccacacggcagacatgattgtttttgttttggaacacctgcgcagtgtgaaggaaagtggggggACGGCGCTACCCCAGACACGACATGACACTGCACGTAGGGCTCGCTAAAGGCTGCACACCGcgatagtacgagccacaggtgatcagcttttgtgatcGCCGTTGACAGACATTTATCGGCATGTGCAGattacgtgatttttttttttcacagaaatctgCTGATCGGTGGAatcccttttgtgtgtgtgtgtgtacgtgtacgtgtacgtgtgtgtaccTGAAGGATGGTGAAGTTCTCCAGCACGCTGTTCATCATGTACTTCTCAGGCAAGTGTTTGAGCTTGTGGATGAAGTTGATCATGTACTCGCACAGCGGCGAGCGGTGGATCCGGAACACGTAGCGGCCGTTCTCGAAGCGGGCGTACTCGGTCTGAGCGGGCAAAAGAAAAGCGATAAAGACGACAATAAGCTGAGGGCTGAGAATGGGAGATTTGCAAACACATTAGAGGGTGAAACAAGGCGGCGTGCGTTTTGTCGGCTGCGTGATGAAGTGTAATATGTGTAATGCAATAGGGCCGATCCAGCGCGCAGCACGCTGGATGTGACAATGAACATAATTCTGGTGCCAACACTAATCAAATCATGATGCCATTAAGTGTCAGCATGAGGCCTCAACCCAaggctgtgtgcgtgtgtttataTTGTACAATCCATCAGGCAGCAGCAGGTGTGGGGGAGCAGGGGCCTCCATTGTGTTGTCTATTTAACGGGAAGCGTAATACTGAGTCAtctgggggattttttttttttctcacgtcAATTTCCTGAGCACAGATCAGCGCTTGTTGACTGGAATCCACCACTCGCACTGTGTGGTGATAATACTCAGAACCGCATGAAAACAATACTCTGATCACTGCCATGGAACTTTTTTGTCAGCTCTGAAGTACTGCGGTACCTCCGCCACTTCCTGCGTGCTGCTGGGCTATAAAGCAACAGGAGTACACCAGGCGGGCGGCACACAGGCGCCTATTGTGTCCCGTGCTAATAAAATAGCCTTTAAGCATGTTGCACAAGCCACACAGCTCCTTGGCTGCAAAACAATAGCATTGATTTAATAACGTGTGCTCATGCTGGATTTTGTCGGCTCTCACTTTGGGATATAAGGAGCACAGTCCGGGTTCCAGGAAGCTGGTttggtggggaaaaaagacGTCATCTTGGCGCTGATCCATTACAGGGGTTGAACGCTCTCCAACAATACAACTTTAAAGTGCAACAATAAGTTACTCTTATCCTTAACTTGGTCTATTGTTGTAGTTATCATCCATTCTGTTGTGTGGCGGTCGAGGCAAAATTgagtgcagtacttggctgcagccagcagaggtgctgttgattcagtctcaaccaGTTGCAGTGTAAATAAGACCACTGCCACCTCATCAGGTTTCATTTGAGCTGAAAAATGAGTTGGTCTTGAAATACAGTGGATTGTTCTGGGACAATCCACGAGTATCACAATGTCGGGGCTATGGAACACACCGGTATCTAAGCCGCACACACGGAAAAGCAGATTAGTCCATAGATAAGCCGCATGTTTCCACGTGGTGACATGGGATGTATCGTagacagaaagatgttacacacaaCCATTAAACATAAGCTGTTGCCCACCAGAAAAGTTGCGCTTATATCGTCAGCGTCCTCTTTAAAAGACCAGACGTCTCGTTGAATGGAACATGGAACCTGCAAGGTTCTCTGTGGTCGCACACGCTCTCCAAGCAGCCCATGTGGCGCCCCAGAGGACAGGGGAACCAGGGTGGAGGGTAGAGTATTTTATAACTcttcatcgctgtcgcccacacgaggaccaatcagcgggagtttccgTGAtggaccaatgagcggacaggatgctaatcagtacgctacacttgccgtgtcagatttccaggagctatttgacatttctaaaaagaatgtagagatataaagaaaaaagcagccgcATGGGAACTCGGTGGCGTATTAGTAAACATAgcgggtaagtttacattcatttccACGGACATTTGTGtacgtttatcttcaatactagcaacatccgatactagcaagagtactcaaTCAACACCGGACGCTTTTCtgctgaactactttgatacccccaaattccctccacatctgacagccaatctaaaccgtgggagactcgtacaatttgCTCTATCCTCCGCGGCGATCGCCCTATcgtgcaggttccattgaaaacaCGTGGAGTAGAGGCGTGTGGCGCCCATTATTGTGGAAGTACAATGTGACACATTTAAACATGCTCGTAaaccccagaaaatacatctacacgcAAAACGTGAGTTCAACTTCAATTCagag from Dunckerocampus dactyliophorus isolate RoL2022-P2 chromosome 5, RoL_Ddac_1.1, whole genome shotgun sequence encodes the following:
- the LOC129181131 gene encoding MANSC domain-containing protein 4-like, coding for MKVSRGLLFLALFLGVLVYRVEPRCSPTSYYKNCWIRHFPGILIDTEESGRRGASLVRSYQEESALRCGRSCCLSRNVSCNVAIFDYDATQDNCLHLHCPTLESCIIAHRDKVVLYNVTKGVDPDLLVFGKHLTSNVRVLPHHFSRVNASEVQPPSDKRQFFHPPPPATVKQTTSSSTTATVKRPPTATTSGIFRTTSMASPSVTVTTPSSRTTTPPPTSLSTASKHHTFSTSTFKPQTSVKEQGSPTPGGEDTMAGSVAGWHSLLVALLSCVAVLLLLGCCCCVLVSWRRRGRGMRGYRTSEISGSMRLIKYSVVRERS